In Brassica napus cultivar Da-Ae chromosome C2, Da-Ae, whole genome shotgun sequence, the sequence GAATAACTGGATATTATTTACCTTTAATTACGAAGCTATATTTAGATAACCCATCAGCTATTAAGCAATCGTGTAGTGAATGAAGATCTAAAGAGAAAATGTTTATGATgataattattatttcatttttttcctcaaaaggaattatattgatttaagcAATTTGAAACTATGAGATTAGAGTGCATATAATACCAAAATACAACCATTAGGGGTCAAACACATACCACATCTTTGCTCTATACAAACAGccaaaaatcaaccaataaaaCCCCAGTAATCATCCATAAAGAGACATACATAGATGACTAGCTTTTCTCAAGAGATACATAAACTCCTAAATCTGAACTAAACTGAGATTAGATATATGTACAATTGACCATCTGACCACAATTAAATCGATTACCCATAAGTCATTTTACTAAAGACTAATAGGAAGAGCCAATTAGTTCATGCATGAAGCCTACAGCTTACGTACACCTGCATTAGTAATTTTCTGACCACCAAGAGCGAATATTTCACACTTCACAAGAGTAATATGTATATGCATGTATATGTGATATAAAGCGAATGATGTGATCTCAATACATTCACGACAAGCTAACCTAAAAGATAGAGACGTTTTTTCTTTGACTAATTAAAAGATACCATTAACACCTCTTATTGAAACCTGAGGACAACCTTCAACCGCAAGCAATTCCAGCTTGTGAGTCTTAGCAAGTGGTCTTACCCCGTCGTCTGTAACTCCCAAACACTTTgatagtttctttttttataacactttgatagtttcttttttttataacactttGATAGTTTCAACACAGTGAGGGAAGGAAACTGGCTCACTAGAACCAACCCCTCGTCCCTTATTTCCTGACACTGGACAAGCTCCAAGATCTCTAGATTCTGAGCTGAACACAGAGCCTCTATGCCCCGTTGCTGAAAGAACACACGTGGTCAAGAAAATGTACATTTAGTAGGGCTTATTGGATTAgggatttcataaaaaaataggaTTTTGTCAAATCCTCCCTTATTGAATATGGTATTTATAAAAACCTTTACAAATCTATGGTTATTGGATATAGCATTTATAGAAATCCTATCAAATCTCCtcttattggaaaatatgattTCATCAATAGGATTCATAAAAAGTTCTTTTGGGTTATTAGAAAACGTCATTTACCCCTTAAATTCAATAAGAAAGAATACCATCTACATAGAtggtatttaaaaaagaaaatcaacgAGAAGAGATGGTTTGGATTATTCGAAAACCTCTATTCTTCTTCGTTCTATCCTTGCGTGGAAGAcgaagcttgagttttttgtttggtctgaGCATGGCTACAATAACAATACAAAAGGATTGAAATTGACCGTAACAGAGAACAAAACCTCTCGACATACCATTTGTTCCTATACTTCCAGTGGAAAGCTCTTCAAGATAAAAAAGTTTCATCTCCTCTGTCTTGAGTCTTCATCTTTGCAAAACTGAAATAAACAGTCAACTTTGTTTATGATATAGGAAAGATCTCTCTGCTCTTCTTTGGTATGTGCAACACTGGGAACAATATAACAAAGCTTTCACCGATCTGAAACCCTGGAGTCTTTGGTTAAAGACCCGACCTTTCATCACATTCAATGTCTACGGATCTGGAGGTTAACATCATTCGTTGTCAGCATGGTCTTTCTTTTACATTGGCTTATCCTTAACTGCTTCTTTCTCCAGATTCTTCTTGTTAACTTCGGCTTGCTTTTCATTTCTTCTCGAGATTCGATGAACGTTTTCATGAAAAGATCACTGCAGATAGGAACAGTGATCAGAATAGGAATGATTAGTTGCATTTATCACATAATGGCTTTAACCAATCTAGAAGAAGAGACTTTGTGCATGTACCTTGTTCGAAAGGACACAATGGAATCTGCATTTCGTCCCTGTAAATTAGAAATCAGTATTTGGACTGGATTATATACTTCGAAGACCTCAAAGGGTATAAGTAATTAGCTATATATAACTCACCGATTCTTTATATAATGAAGTAAGCAACCTCGCTTCTGCTTCAGCAATATTGTTAGATATCACCGATTCTTTATATAAGGAAGTAACTAATTAGTCCTCATCTCCTCTTATCGCCAACTGCGAATACATAGGAGTTATCCTCGATCTTTGCTTGCATTCCCAGCGTTCGAACTACTAAAGCTGCTTATGGCTAACTTAACTTGCTCCTTAAATGGCTTAGTTTCAGGACTAGACTTCAGCTGAAGATCCAGAACATATGGCGTGTTTTTCAGTCTCACCAAAAAGAGACGATGGAGATGCAAGAGCCAAAGAATGAAAACATAGAGGTTAGGATCATGCTATTCgtattatatacaattttttgttttgggACAGACTTGCGTCCAAGTTTGACCCATGCGTCCAACATAATATGTTCAACCTTTTTGTACTCTCCGAACTATTGAAACAacgtttttaaattttcatcatATAATGGAGACTTTCAATTCTGCAAACATAATAGAGACTTGTTCACTCTTCTTTCGGTGTACAAAGGTGGGCATCgagaaagaagaaataaattGGTGTTGGAAAATAGTTTGAATGGttaattttattattgaaatattaaaaacagaTCTTACCAAATTCTACCAAATTATCCTACTAAATCCCCAACAGAATCCTTGAATTCAATTAAAACCTCTATGAATTCCACCAAAACTTAAATCTTCAAAACCTTCTCAAACCCCTATTCCAATAAGGTCCCCTTAGACATACATAGGTCTGGACAATTTATCTGGAATCGAAAAACCGAATTGTACCAACCAATATAACCGAAACCAAtctgaatttcataaatatctagacatgtcatattttttggaattaaccaaatattcttttaccaaaatatttaaaattatttgaattttatcCGACATTTTTATCTGAACAAGCTgaattactctatatttaatttgaaaaaccCAAATTATTTGATGTTTATACCCATATTATCTGAAGTTATCAGAAAAAACTGGAATTGAACTGAAACCAAATTAGACCCAAATTTTTGGATATTAACTGTTTATCAACTTTGCTATCAAACCATAccgaaaatcaaaataattgaacCAAAGCTGTACTGAATTTTGTAAATAACCAAACGGTTTCTAAATCTCTAGAACTGAAAAACAGAAAACCAAATCCCGAACCGCAACCTATTTAATACTTTTAGTTTAGTAATATGATTTTTTGGCAGCTTAATTAGTTATGATTCTGTTTTAATTTTGGCCATAGCATAAGTTTACTTAGGTTAAACATTAGTGTCtagaaaaaattatttggacATTCCATTTGATATCCTACCTACAGTAATCTGATATAAGGGACTTCAGTGACTTCAATCGAAcactaaaattttttaattgtattttcgGGCAGTTTAATTGGTTATGATTCTGTTTAAGTTTGGTCATAGCATAAGTTTAATTAGGTTAAACATCAGTGTCTAGAAAAGAGTATTTGGACATTCCATTTGATACCATACCTACAGTTACCACAAATCTGATGGAAGGGACTTCAGTGTCTCCAATCtaacactaaatttttttttgtagtttttgtATAGTGCTGGGAAACAGGTCAAATCCGCCATGTTTGACCCTCACACCACATgttaagattattttttattcaaaaatccAATCTATATAATCCACAAAGAAAATAGTCGACTTTCCACCTGTCTCGCTGAAATTTACAAGTAACCTACATGATCCGCaagtaattttagttttaaatataattattattattaatattcaaaagtaatataaattatatatttatatgttaaaataatataaaattgtatttttattttttaagattttttgttttgaaaaaacaaatctgtatttacaattttttttacaaaaaattgcGGATTGGCTGATATCCATAACTCAAATTAGACCGCCccgcaaaaaataaatttaaccgGCATTtacaattcaattttttttatcagtcaATCTGCATCCTCCCTACGACGGGCCAAACGAGGCGAGACTGGCGGATATTGACTCAAATTCCCAACTCTTATCTTTGTATTAAAATAGGTCATGAGCATTTCACAGTTCACAACAAGAGTATATATGTATGATATTTTTCAAGCGAATGATGTATGTAATCTCAATACATCCATGACAAGTCTTGCCTAAAAGATACAGACGTTGCAGCACCATTAACACCTTTTCTTGAAACCTGAGGACAATCTTCAACCACAAGCAACTCCAGCTTGTGAGTCTTAGCAAGGGGTATCAGTCCATCGTCCGTGACTCCCAAACACTTAGATAGTTTCAACACAGTGAGGGAAGGTAACTGGCTCACCAAAACCAACCCCTCGTCGCTCACTTCCTGACAGTGTACAAGCTCCAAGATCTCTAGATTCTGAGCTGAACACAGAGCCTCCATGCCCACGTCGTTGAAAGAGCACACATGGTCAAGAGAAAGCTCTCGAATGGGGCATTTCTTGATCAGAGTGATTATCCCCTGAAGGGTGAAAGATAAGAGGGAAGGAAACTCACCGTCTGAGAACGAAACCTTAAATGATTCGAGCTTTGAGCAGTGTTGAGCTATGGCACTGAGACTTTCATCGGTTAATCTCATGGTCGCGTTGTTTAAGAGAGGCAGAGTGAAATCAGAAGGAACACGTAGCGAGATGCTTCTGAGTTGTTTAGCTTCCTGGACCAATGCTATGATGTCCGAGTCGCTTACACCTATACACATATCCAGATGAAGTTTCTCCAGGCTAATGCATTTTCTCAGCACACAAGCGAGCCCTCTACCTGGAGCTATGACGCAGTTCACAAGGCTGACCTCCAAAAGATTCTCGCAGGGAACCAACTGTTTCCGCTGTCGCTCCACCGCTAACTGATCATAAACCTTCATGTTTCTGTAGTTTGCATCTACCTCAAACTTCAGAACTCGAAGCTTTCTCCAGCTAGTTCCCAGCTTCACTAAATCACCTTCCCCAACCCCTCTGCAGTTCTTGATACAGAGCTCTTCAAGAACCTCAAGCTTTCCGAAATACTCCAACCACTCAACGCTCGCCACGTTTAAGCATCGAATGAGATGCAATATCTTGAGTTTCTTGCACCCTACAGCTACCGACAACACGCCACAACCAGTGATTCTTGGAGCGAAGTTCAACTTCAAGGAAGAAAGCTTTGTACAG encodes:
- the LOC106398363 gene encoding F-box/LRR-repeat protein 14 isoform X2 — its product is MEELPDHLVWDIFRNLHKTDDRNSLSVSCKRFYSLDNEQRQSLRIGCGLVPAPDALLSLCKRFPNLSKVEIVYSGWMSKLGKQLDDQGLLLLSTNCHSLSDLTLSYCTFITDVGIRHLSSCTKLSSLKLNFAPRITGCGVLSVAVGCKKLKILHLIRCLNVASVEWLEYFGKLEVLEELCIKNCRGVGEGDLVKLGTSWRKLRVLKFEVDANYRNMKVYDQLAVERQRKQLVPCENLLEVSLVNCVIAPGRGLACVLRKCISLEKLHLDMCIGVSDSDIIALVQEAKQLRSISLRVPSDFTLPLLNNATMRLTDESLSAIAQHCSKLESFKVSFSDGEFPSLLSFTLQGIITLIKKCPIRELSLDHVCSFNDVGMEALCSAQNLEILELVHCQEVSDEGLVLVSQLPSLTVLKLSKCLGVTDDGLIPLAKTHKLELLVVEDCPQVSRKGVNGAATSVSFRQDLSWMY
- the LOC106398363 gene encoding F-box/LRR-repeat protein 14 isoform X1; this encodes MKRSERNGGIILVSASTILLEVETTWEYKKGVPLVDKPSLSGSHLPSSTLFLIDQKETMEELPDHLVWDIFRNLHKTDDRNSLSVSCKRFYSLDNEQRQSLRIGCGLVPAPDALLSLCKRFPNLSKVEIVYSGWMSKLGKQLDDQGLLLLSTNCHSLSDLTLSYCTFITDVGIRHLSSCTKLSSLKLNFAPRITGCGVLSVAVGCKKLKILHLIRCLNVASVEWLEYFGKLEVLEELCIKNCRGVGEGDLVKLGTSWRKLRVLKFEVDANYRNMKVYDQLAVERQRKQLVPCENLLEVSLVNCVIAPGRGLACVLRKCISLEKLHLDMCIGVSDSDIIALVQEAKQLRSISLRVPSDFTLPLLNNATMRLTDESLSAIAQHCSKLESFKVSFSDGEFPSLLSFTLQGIITLIKKCPIRELSLDHVCSFNDVGMEALCSAQNLEILELVHCQEVSDEGLVLVSQLPSLTVLKLSKCLGVTDDGLIPLAKTHKLELLVVEDCPQVSRKGVNGAATSVSFRQDLSWMY